Proteins encoded together in one Solanum lycopersicum chromosome 7, SLM_r2.1 window:
- the LOC101260153 gene encoding protein JINGUBANG-like, whose translation MFVDTSHLPPKLGNTVHSDPNISSSHIDDDNNNFNARHSSFSAYEANRLSGEGSPMMMSPWNQGSPWSKFDEGNNNSQNNNNNNINGLIGSLVREEGHIYSLATKNDLLYTGSDSKNIRVWKNLKEFAAFKSNSGLVKAIIISGEKIFTGHQDGKVRVWKIQTKNPGTYKRAGTLPSFFDIFKASIKPSNYVEVKRNRSGLWIKHVDAISCLSMDQTRGLLYSASWDRTFKVWNVDNSKCIESVKAHDDAVNSVVTSVEGIVYTGSADGTVKVWQRENTGKHPKHVFVQTLLNQECAVTALVVSKSGSVVYCGSSDGVVNFWEREKQLSHGGVLKGHKLAILCLAAAGNLLLSGSADKTICVWRRDKKSIHTLLSVLSGHNGPVKCLAVEEDKESTETDQKWVVYSGSLDKSVKVWTVSDKAPIITHNNNSDSFCTSSDSNV comes from the exons ATGTTTGTTGATACAAGCCATTTGCCTCCTAAATTAGGAAACACTGTTCACTCGGATCCAAACATATCAAGCTCACATATTGacgatgataataataatttcaatgCAAGACACAGCAGTTTCTCTGCATATGAAGCAAATCGTCTTAGCGGTGAAGGGTCTCCTATGATGATGTCTCCATGGAACCAAGGGTCTCCATGGTCCAAATTTGATGAGGGTAACAATAATTcccaaaacaataataataataatattaatggacTTATTGGTTCACTTGTGCGGGAAGAGGGACACATTTATTCTTTGGCTACAAAAAACGATCTTCTTTACACAGGATCCGATAGTAAGAATATACGTGTGTGGAAGAATCTCAAGGAATTCGCAGCTTTTAAATCAAATAGCGGACTTGTAAAAGCCATCATCATTTCAGGAGAGAAAATATTCACAGGTCATCAAGATGGAAAAGTTCGTGTTTGGAAAATCCAAACCAAGAATCCAGGTACCTACAAACGTGCTGGGACTTTGCCTAGTTTCTTTGATATTTTCAAGGCATCCATTAAGCCTAGCAACTATGTGGAAGTCAAGAGAAATAGGAGTGGTTTATGGATCAAGCACGTTGATGCCATATCATGCTTGAGTATGGATCAAACGCGTGGCCTTCTCTATTCAGCTTCATGGGACAGAACATTTAAG GTGTGGAACGTTGATAACTCGAAATGCATAGAATCAGTGAAAGCACATGATGATGCAGTGAACTCAGTGGTTACGAGTGTTGAAGGCATAGTGTATACAGGATCAGCTGATGGAACAGTGAAGGTTTGGCAGAGGGAAAACACAGGGAAACACCCAAAACATGTTTTTGTTCAAACACTTTTGAATCAAGAATGTGCAGTGACAGCATTAGTTGTTAGCAAATCTGGTTCAGTAGTATACTGTGGTTCATCTGATGGTGTTGTGAATTTCTGGGAACGAGAGAAGCAATTATCACATGGTGGAGTGCTAAAGGGACACAAATTGGCTATTTTATGCCTTGCAGCAGCTGGAAATTTGCTACTCAGTGGATCAGCTGATAAAACAATATGTGTTTGGAGAAGGGACAAGAAGTCTATACACACATTGTTATCTGTATTGAGTGGTCATAATGGGCCAGTAAAATGTCTAGCAGTAGAAGAAGATAAAGAATCCACTGAAACAGATCAGAAATGGGTCGTTTATAGTGGAAGTCTTGATAAATCTGTAAAGGTTTGGACTGTTTCAGACAAGGCACCTATCATCACGCACAATAATAACTCCGATTCGTTTTGTACATCATCAGATTCAAATGTTTAG